attttaactttattaatttttgttcactaatatatgtacatatataataatataatctcTTGGAGATTGTAACAAATAACGCtgctttcttttttatattgttgatgttTGAGGAAAAGCCAAAGTAACGGACCTGACTCTGTTTTCGATAGTCTGGACTCTATTAAGTTCCAAGTTGGAGAGATTTACGATGCTATCGTTGCTGTTTGTAACGCACAGTACGTAGAGCCTCGTGTTGCTGAATTTCTTGGCAGTTTCCATCGATTCTCTTAATTTGTGATTTCAATATCgatagttttgatttcaaatgtTTGAAGTCATTGTGGGAAGAGATTTTTACAAGAAGAGGTGCCTAGATATAGTTATCGTATTCCTGAACCTTTCAACGATCAGGTTACTCATTTCAAAGATCATAATGTTTGATGCTTGGGCGACTTTTATCAATAGATTATGTAACGCAATAATAATTTTCATGTGGAAGCTTGGGATGCCTTGGTTATCTCCGAACCGGGTCAGTTTAATAACTCTGCATGACACGCTGCTTTAAATGGAAACTTTAACTTCAAACTCAAAAGTTTTACACATTGAACCTAAAAACTATTACGAAACAAAGACCCTAATTAGTAATAATTACccctaatttatctttttactttTACCCCCAAAAAGGTTAAAAAGCTACTTCCAAAAAAGAGTTAGCTTTTATAACCTCtaaacaaaaaccaaacttCGGTTTAGACACTTAAACCCGCCTCAACCGGTCCTTACACGAGCTCGGATACACAATTACAGAATCTACACACAACCCTCCTTTGGTATGTGTACAATCGATCTGCGTCATGGAGAACTTAAGCTTCGTCGACGAGCTTTTCGATTTTCCAACCACAAAGTCTCCAGCATGGTAGTGATTCCAGCTCCCTGATCCGGTTAACATGCATTGAGACGAAGAGTGTTGACCATCCTCAGTCCAAATTTGAAACCGAGCCGGTTTAATATTCCAACCATGAATCTGTTCAGTGTTGCAGACCTTCCAACCAAACCGCTTTCCCGGTTTACCTAGGTGAAGCCTGAAGAAAACGCTGTAGGTTCCAGCCGGGAACGGGAAATCGATTTCTCCATCAACTTGGAACCACCAGATTTGCTGAAGATATGCTACCGAACCAAATCTGTAAAGAATCAAACACTAAAGTTAAATAACCTTTTCGATaataacaaacataaaaaaaaaaaagataataacaAACATgcaatgaaacatgcaatgaaACAGAGATCTCACCGAGACTCATCAGAAGGAATTTGATTCCAGTATCTCCGATCATCGATTCCGGTGATGGACAATCCCTTGGCGGATATGTATAAACAGAGGTCACTGGTTCGTTTATCCACCCACGCTTtctgcaaataaaaaaataataattaaaaaaatgaagaaaaagaccAAACAGAGAGAAGCTGTTGTAATAAAAAAGGACGAACCTTTGTGCCTTGGTCGAAGGAATTAACACGAGAGAGAAAGTTGTAGATGTCTCTTTTCCGCAGCTTTTCCGGGAAACCGCCGATGATTTTCTCGAGAATCAATCTGTAGTCTTGAGGAAGCTTCGATTCCCAGACGACATCAGCCCAAGAAGCGCTGTGGAAAGCTCTGTTTAGCTTTGAGAATCTGCAGATCTCGACCGGATCCAAGTTCTCGAGGATCGAGGCCACGCAACTTTCAGGCAAATCGCCCAAACCAGGCGTTAACAGATCTCTCTCacgagag
The nucleotide sequence above comes from Brassica napus cultivar Da-Ae chromosome A9, Da-Ae, whole genome shotgun sequence. Encoded proteins:
- the LOC106451004 gene encoding F-box protein PP2-A11-like, with product MGSGFSLFTNGSSSSSRERDLLTPGLGDLPESCVASILENLDPVEICRFSKLNRAFHSASWADVVWESKLPQDYRLILEKIIGGFPEKLRKRDIYNFLSRVNSFDQGTKKAWVDKRTSDLCLYISAKGLSITGIDDRRYWNQIPSDESRFGSVAYLQQIWWFQVDGEIDFPFPAGTYSVFFRLHLGKPGKRFGWKVCNTEQIHGWNIKPARFQIWTEDGQHSSSQCMLTGSGSWNHYHAGDFVVGKSKSSSTKLKFSMTQIDCTHTKGGLCVDSVIVYPSSCKDRLRRV